AAATGGTAGCGGACATGCGATCATCCTTTTTTCTGGGCGTGGGCGTGCAGGTACGCGGCCGTGGGCCGGTGCACGCTTGGGAAATGGCGAGGCCGTACGCGCGATGGCGGGCCTGCCGGCGAGGAGGGAAAAGACAGCGGCTGGCTTGATTTGCAGCCGTGCGCCAGCGTGAGGAGTTATAAGTATTTTAGGGGTGAGACTGCGCTTGTCCCTCGATGGAGCATTACAAGGATAACATTGTGAAACTGCATCGACAACCCGTGTCACGATAGCATCATGCCGGGCGGATAAAGAATTTCACGGATGGGTATTGCACTTTCCTGATTGCGGCCCTTATAATGCGGCCTCCCCGGGCGGTTAGTTCAGCTGGTTAGAATACTTGGTCGACATCCAAGGGGTCGCAGGTTCGAATCCTGCACCGCCCACCAGAATTCCTCCATATCGCAGGCCTCGAGCCTGCAGAGAAAAGGTAGCCGTGCTGCCTTTTCTGTGCTGATCGACAAGATCAGATTTCTTTCTTCTCCACGACTACAGCGTAAAACGCAACAGACCGCGTCAGCTTCCGCATTCTTCTGTTGCGCCTACTCGACGCGCGCGCTATACTAGCCGGCTTCGGTATGGGCTAGTCTTTTTTTGCCCATGCGTTTTTGTAGTTCAATTAGCCCCGCCCAATCGTAGGTGGGAATGGAGAAAAAATGAGCCTGGGCCTCCTCGGTCGCAAGGTTGGCATGATGCGCATCTTCACGGACGACGGCGATTCGATTCCCGTCACCGTGCTGGACGTGTCGAACAACCGTGTTGCGCAAGTCAAAACTCCTGAAACTGACGGTTACTCCGCTGTTCAGGTCGTATTCGGTCAACGTCGCGCCTCGCGCGTGAACAAGGCCAGTGCGGGTCACTACGCCAAAGCTGGTGTCGAAGCCGGTACGCTGCTGAAGGAATTCCGCATCGACGCCGCTCAAGCCGCTGGTTTCAAAGCTGGCGACGCAGTCAATGTCTCGATGTTCGAAGTGGGTCAGAAAATCGACGTGCAAGGCACCTCGATCGGTAAGGGCTACGCCGGTACCATCAAGCGTTACAACTTCTCGTCTGGCCGTGCTACCCACGGTAACTCGCGTTCGCACAACGTGCCGGGTTCCATCGGTATGGCACAGGATCCGGGTCGCGTGTTCCCTGGTAAGCGCATGACCGGTCACATGGGTGATGTCACTGTCACCACCCAGAACCTGGAAATCGCCCGTATCGACGCCGAGCGTCAACTGCTGCTGGTCAAGGGTGCCGTTCCTGGCGCCAAGAACGGCCAAGTGGTTGTCAAGCCGGCTGTCAAAGTCAAAGCAAAGAAGGGAGCTTAAACGATGGAACTGAAGCTCCTGAATGAGCAAGGCCAAGCCGGCTCGAACGTGAGCGCCACCGACGAAGTCTTCGGTCGCGATTACAACGAAGCACTGATCCACCAGATCGTGGTCGCCTACGCCGCTAACGCGCGCTCGGGTAACCGCAAGCAGAAGGATCGTGAAGAAGTCAGCCACACCACCAAGAAGCCGTGGCGTCAAAAAGGTACGGGCCGTGCTCGTGCCGGTATGTCGTCCTCGCCGCTGTGGCGTGGTGGTGGTCGTATCTTCCCGAACTCGCCTGACGAGAACTTCTCGCACAAAGTCAACAAGAAGATGTATCGCGCCGGTATGTGCTCGATCCTGTCGCAGCTGGCCCGCGAAGAGCGTCTGAACGTCGTCGAGAACCTGTCGATCGAAGCCCCGAAGACCAAGCTGCTGTCGCAGAAGCTGCAGAGCATGGGCCTGGAATCGGTCCTGGTGATCACCGACACCATCGACGAAAACCTGCTGCTGGCATCGCGCAACCTGCCGAACGTGCTGGTTGTCGAGCCGAAGCATGCTGACCCGATGTCGCTGGTGTTCTACAAGAAAGTCCTGGTCACCAAAGCTGCTCTGGCCAAGATCGAGGAGATGTACGCATGAGCGCCGCAATCAAATTCAGCGAAGAGCGCCTGATGAAGGTGCTGCTGGCTCCGGTCATTTCCGAAAAGGCGACCTTCGTCGCTGAAAAGAACGAACAGATCGTGTTCAAGGTTCTGCCGGATGCGACCAAGCCGGAAATCAAGGCTGCCGTCGAGCTGCTGTTCAAAGTCGAAGTGGAATCAGTGCAGACCGTGAACCGCGAAGGCAAGCAGAAGCGCTCGGGCCGTTTCATCGGTCGCCGCAACCACACCAAGCGTGCTTTCGTGTGCCTGAAGCCAGGCCAGGAAATCAATTTTGTCGAGGAGGCTAAATAATGGCACTCGTTAAGATGAAGCCAACCTCCCCAGGCCGCCGCGGCATGGTGAAGGTTGTGAACAGCGACCTGTACAAGGGTCGTCCGTTCGCAGCCCTGGTTGAAAAGAAATCGAAGACTGCTGGCCGTAACAACAACGGTCACATCACGACCCGTCACATCGGCGGTGGTCACAAGCACCACTACCGTGTCGTGGACTTCAAGCGCAACAGCAAGGATGGCATCCCGGCAAAGGTCGAGCGTATCGAATACGACCCGAACCGTACCGCGCACATCGCGCTGCTGTGCTACGCCGACGGCGCACGTGCTTACATCATCGCCCCGAAGGGCGTTGCTGTCGGCGACACGCTGATGAACGGTTCGGAAGCACCGATCAAGGCCGGTAACTGCCTGCCGATCCGCAACATCCCGGTTGGTACCGTGATGCACTGCGTCGAAATGCTGCCGGGTAAAGGCGCACAGATGGCCCGCACCGCCGGTGCCGCTGTCGTGCTGATGGCCCGTGAAGGCACCTACGCCCAGGTTCGCCTGCGCTCGGGTGAAGTGCGCCGCGTGCACATCGAGTGCCGCGCCACCGTGGGTGAAGTCGGCAATGCCGAGCACAGCCTGCGCAAGATCGGTAAAGCCGGTGCGATGCGTTGGCGCGGTGTCCGCCCGACCGTCCGCGGTGTCGTCATGAACCCGATCGACCACCCGCACGGTGGTGGTGAAGGTCGTACGGCAGCCGGTCGTCATCCGGTGTCGCCATGGGGCCAGCAGACCAAGGGCAAGAAGACGCGTTCGAACAAGCGCACTTCGTCGATGATCGTCTCGCGCCGCGGCAAGAAATAAGGGATAAAACATGACTCGTTCATTGAAAAAAGGGCCGTTCATCGACGCCCACCTGGTGAAGAAAGTCGAAGCCGCGCAAGCAGCCAAAGACAAGAAGCCAGTCAAAACCTGGTCGCGCCGCTCGACGATCACTCCGGACTTCATCGGTCTGACCATTGCCGTGCACAACGGTAAGGTCCACGTGCCTGTGTACGTGTCGGAGAACATGGTCGGCCACAAGCTCGGCGAATTCGCGCTGACCCGTACGTTCAAGGGCCACGCTGCTGACAAGAAGGCGAAACGATAATGGAAACTAAAGCAATCCTCAAAGGCGTTCGCCTGTCCGAGCAGAAGGGCCGCCTGGTTGCGGACCTGATCCGCGGCAAGAAGGTCGACGCCGCGCTGAACATCCTGCAGTTCAGCCCGAAAAAAGGCGCCACCATCATCAAGAAGGTGCTGGAGTCCGCAATCGCGAACGCCGAGCACAACGATGGTGCCGACATCGACGAACTGAAGGTCGTTCAGATCTATGTCGAAAAGGGTCCGATCCTGAAGCGCTTTACGGCTCGCGCCAAAGGCCGCGGTGATCGCATTTCGAAACAATCCTGTCACGTCTACGTGACTGTCGGTAACTAAGGAGCATACGATGGGTCAGAAAATCCACCCAACCGGCTTCCGCCTGGCGGTCACCCGTAACTGGGCGTCGCGCTGGTACGCGGGCAACGGCAATTTCGCCGACATGCTGAAGGAAGACCTGGAAGCACGCGCTTTCCTGAAGAAGAAGCTGAAGAACGCTTCCGTCGGCCGCATCGTGATCGAGCGTCCGGCCAAGAACGCACGCTTCACCATCTACTCGTCGCGTCCGGGCGTGGTCATCGGCAAGAAAGGCGAAGACATCGAAGTTCTGAAGTCGTCGCTGACCAAGATCATGGGCGTGCCGGTGCACG
This window of the Massilia sp. WG5 genome carries:
- the rplC gene encoding 50S ribosomal protein L3 yields the protein MSLGLLGRKVGMMRIFTDDGDSIPVTVLDVSNNRVAQVKTPETDGYSAVQVVFGQRRASRVNKASAGHYAKAGVEAGTLLKEFRIDAAQAAGFKAGDAVNVSMFEVGQKIDVQGTSIGKGYAGTIKRYNFSSGRATHGNSRSHNVPGSIGMAQDPGRVFPGKRMTGHMGDVTVTTQNLEIARIDAERQLLLVKGAVPGAKNGQVVVKPAVKVKAKKGA
- the rplD gene encoding 50S ribosomal protein L4 gives rise to the protein MELKLLNEQGQAGSNVSATDEVFGRDYNEALIHQIVVAYAANARSGNRKQKDREEVSHTTKKPWRQKGTGRARAGMSSSPLWRGGGRIFPNSPDENFSHKVNKKMYRAGMCSILSQLAREERLNVVENLSIEAPKTKLLSQKLQSMGLESVLVITDTIDENLLLASRNLPNVLVVEPKHADPMSLVFYKKVLVTKAALAKIEEMYA
- the rplW gene encoding 50S ribosomal protein L23; this translates as MSAAIKFSEERLMKVLLAPVISEKATFVAEKNEQIVFKVLPDATKPEIKAAVELLFKVEVESVQTVNREGKQKRSGRFIGRRNHTKRAFVCLKPGQEINFVEEAK
- the rplB gene encoding 50S ribosomal protein L2, which codes for MALVKMKPTSPGRRGMVKVVNSDLYKGRPFAALVEKKSKTAGRNNNGHITTRHIGGGHKHHYRVVDFKRNSKDGIPAKVERIEYDPNRTAHIALLCYADGARAYIIAPKGVAVGDTLMNGSEAPIKAGNCLPIRNIPVGTVMHCVEMLPGKGAQMARTAGAAVVLMAREGTYAQVRLRSGEVRRVHIECRATVGEVGNAEHSLRKIGKAGAMRWRGVRPTVRGVVMNPIDHPHGGGEGRTAAGRHPVSPWGQQTKGKKTRSNKRTSSMIVSRRGKK
- the rpsS gene encoding 30S ribosomal protein S19, whose protein sequence is MTRSLKKGPFIDAHLVKKVEAAQAAKDKKPVKTWSRRSTITPDFIGLTIAVHNGKVHVPVYVSENMVGHKLGEFALTRTFKGHAADKKAKR
- the rplV gene encoding 50S ribosomal protein L22, encoding MMETKAILKGVRLSEQKGRLVADLIRGKKVDAALNILQFSPKKGATIIKKVLESAIANAEHNDGADIDELKVVQIYVEKGPILKRFTARAKGRGDRISKQSCHVYVTVGN